A genomic segment from Amycolatopsis camponoti encodes:
- a CDS encoding WhiB family transcriptional regulator, translating into MGWGEIPEQALGDLTELIDATEEEQDWQERALCAQTDPEAFFPEKGGSTREAKRICLGCEVKDECLEYALAKDERFGIWGGLSERERRKLKKRAV; encoded by the coding sequence ATGGGTTGGGGCGAGATCCCGGAGCAGGCTCTGGGAGATCTCACCGAGCTCATCGATGCCACCGAAGAAGAGCAGGACTGGCAGGAACGCGCTTTGTGCGCGCAGACGGACCCGGAGGCGTTCTTCCCCGAGAAGGGCGGCTCCACCCGGGAAGCCAAGCGGATCTGCCTGGGCTGCGAGGTCAAGGACGAGTGCCTTGAGTACGCGCTGGCCAAGGACGAACGCTTCGGCATCTGGGGCGGTCTGTCCGAGCGGGAGCGCCGCAAGCTGAAGAAACGCGCGGTCTAG
- a CDS encoding glycosyltransferase family 2 protein, which produces MPRTAAPPALRTAPVLAIVVCHNGENWLPLALSSLRRSTVRPRHVLAVDTGSTDATARLLAEAAADPGPDSAPVLSGVITLSSETGFAAAVAGAVEHATERWGDPGAWLWLLHDDCAPEPDCLDELLRVATKTPSATVLGSLGLDWTDPRLIVEAGLSTDASGHRQQVAALGDEPAEVLAVPSAGSLVRRDAWDELGGFDPEFPLLREDLDFGWRANAAGGLVLSVPTARVRHARAVTTGQRAADAVAAPLAAANRAHGLRVFLVNCSPFSFWLGMIRLPLLSLLRALAFVLLRRTGEARAEFAAATYLLSGRGGLRAARARRRRNPRPGTVRGLFTGRVTRLRNAVRAGVVGLVRRGVEEDLALGRVPETVETESAWVTPEALDARETRPVGPDALPAGALRGLSSRGSGLRRPGTLVAVALPETAAPEPVSATEDAEDTDADATETAVEEPEIVFVEVNRRRVLAATIFAPPVVLLVVMTALGLVVNRARLGLDLFGGKLLPVGGLGELWSSYLTPWHAIAGGTGAPASATLPVLGTLGAVFAPLGGPAALVAILFLGDIPLAALSAYVATRRLRVRRWVRAVIAATYALLPAATAGVAQGRLDVVVVHLVLPLVAAGIAGLLVRADTRWLHVSALSAIGMALLGAFSPLAHGLALAGLLIGFVVLPAPTGLARRIASVGIVVLLPLALLLPWPTVLLRHPELLVQGLGGAASAVSGTDLAGLDPGGPGAWPIGVAVIAAALIAIVVRPTKLAAGGLALAALGTGGLVLVRLVTAVPMQGGSPAHGHTGVPLLIVGAGLLWVVLGSWQRGGSAGVPATWLPKVFAVAGVVVFLALAAGAVVVGGQGPLRAGERPALAPEVAAELSASGRSVLDLATDATRQIGGRLPHYGDDELAPTPGTPARLASWRRDLGQGDAAAVQRAFAAAAAAGVQFVVLPAGVDPQAYVPLAKDLVSVAAPTSDGRGVLRLLPPAGQVILISPEQAKAAVTGGGAPGNAPGVAPVQAGLPDVRVRVSDGPTGRLLVLAAEQEAGWKASVGGKSVPIVPAWGHQVAVSVPPSTSEVTMEFPGTERNLLLLAQLAAVLFTLLTAVPARRRP; this is translated from the coding sequence TTGCCCCGCACCGCCGCGCCGCCCGCCCTGCGCACCGCGCCCGTTCTGGCCATTGTGGTCTGTCACAACGGCGAGAACTGGCTGCCGCTGGCGCTTTCTTCGTTGCGCCGCAGCACTGTCCGGCCCCGGCACGTCCTCGCCGTCGACACCGGTTCCACCGACGCGACCGCGCGGCTGCTCGCCGAGGCGGCCGCCGATCCCGGCCCGGATTCCGCGCCCGTGCTCTCCGGCGTCATCACACTGTCGAGTGAAACCGGCTTCGCCGCCGCGGTCGCCGGAGCCGTCGAGCACGCCACCGAGCGCTGGGGCGACCCCGGTGCGTGGCTGTGGCTGCTGCACGACGACTGCGCGCCCGAGCCCGACTGCCTCGACGAACTGCTGCGCGTCGCCACCAAAACGCCGTCGGCGACCGTGCTCGGCTCGCTCGGTCTCGACTGGACCGACCCGCGGCTGATCGTCGAAGCCGGCCTGTCCACCGACGCTTCCGGGCACCGCCAGCAGGTCGCCGCGCTCGGTGACGAGCCCGCCGAGGTGCTCGCCGTGCCGAGCGCCGGCTCGCTCGTGCGCCGCGACGCCTGGGACGAGCTCGGCGGCTTCGACCCCGAATTCCCGTTGCTGCGCGAGGATCTCGACTTCGGCTGGCGCGCGAACGCCGCCGGCGGGCTCGTCCTCTCGGTGCCGACCGCGCGGGTGCGGCACGCGCGCGCCGTCACGACCGGGCAGCGCGCGGCGGACGCCGTCGCCGCCCCGCTCGCGGCCGCGAACCGCGCCCACGGGCTGCGGGTGTTCCTCGTGAACTGCTCGCCGTTTTCCTTCTGGCTGGGGATGATCCGGCTCCCGCTGCTCTCCCTCCTGCGCGCGCTGGCGTTCGTCCTGCTGCGCCGGACCGGCGAGGCGCGGGCCGAGTTCGCCGCCGCGACGTACCTCCTCAGTGGACGCGGCGGATTGCGCGCCGCACGCGCCCGCCGACGGCGGAATCCGCGGCCGGGAACGGTTCGCGGGCTCTTCACCGGACGCGTGACGCGGTTGCGCAACGCCGTCCGCGCCGGCGTCGTCGGGCTGGTCCGCCGCGGCGTCGAGGAAGACCTCGCGCTGGGTCGCGTGCCCGAGACCGTCGAAACCGAGTCGGCGTGGGTGACGCCCGAAGCGCTCGACGCGCGCGAGACGCGTCCCGTCGGGCCGGACGCGTTGCCGGCGGGTGCCCTGCGCGGGCTCAGCTCGCGCGGATCCGGGCTGCGCCGGCCGGGCACGCTCGTCGCCGTCGCGCTGCCGGAAACCGCCGCACCCGAACCGGTCTCGGCCACCGAAGACGCCGAAGACACTGACGCCGATGCCACTGAAACCGCCGTCGAAGAGCCGGAAATCGTCTTCGTCGAGGTGAACCGGCGCCGCGTGCTCGCGGCGACGATCTTCGCGCCGCCGGTGGTGCTGCTCGTCGTGATGACCGCGCTGGGGCTGGTCGTCAACCGTGCCCGGCTCGGCCTCGACCTCTTCGGCGGCAAGCTGCTGCCGGTCGGCGGGCTGGGCGAGCTCTGGTCGTCATACCTGACGCCGTGGCACGCGATCGCCGGCGGCACCGGCGCGCCCGCGTCGGCGACGCTGCCGGTGCTCGGCACGCTCGGCGCGGTGTTCGCGCCGCTCGGCGGCCCGGCCGCGCTGGTGGCGATCCTGTTCCTCGGCGACATCCCGCTGGCCGCCCTGAGCGCGTACGTGGCGACGCGACGGCTGCGCGTGCGCCGCTGGGTCCGCGCGGTCATCGCCGCGACGTACGCGCTGCTGCCCGCCGCGACCGCCGGCGTCGCGCAAGGCCGGCTCGACGTCGTCGTGGTGCACCTGGTGCTGCCGCTGGTGGCCGCGGGCATCGCGGGGCTGCTGGTGCGGGCGGACACGCGCTGGCTGCACGTCTCGGCTCTGTCGGCGATCGGGATGGCGCTGCTCGGCGCGTTCTCGCCGCTGGCGCACGGGCTCGCGCTCGCCGGGCTGCTGATCGGGTTCGTGGTGCTGCCCGCGCCGACCGGGCTGGCGCGGCGGATCGCGTCGGTCGGCATCGTGGTGCTCCTGCCGCTGGCGCTGCTGCTGCCGTGGCCGACGGTCCTGCTGCGGCACCCGGAGCTGCTGGTGCAGGGGCTCGGCGGCGCGGCTTCGGCGGTGTCCGGCACCGACCTGGCCGGGCTCGACCCCGGTGGGCCGGGCGCGTGGCCGATCGGCGTCGCGGTGATCGCGGCGGCCCTGATCGCGATCGTCGTCCGCCCGACGAAGCTCGCGGCGGGCGGGCTCGCGCTGGCCGCGCTGGGGACGGGCGGGCTCGTCCTGGTGCGGCTGGTGACGGCGGTGCCGATGCAGGGTGGATCACCCGCGCACGGCCACACCGGCGTGCCGCTGCTGATCGTCGGCGCGGGGCTGCTGTGGGTCGTGCTCGGCTCGTGGCAGCGCGGCGGTTCGGCCGGGGTGCCCGCGACGTGGCTGCCGAAGGTGTTCGCGGTCGCCGGAGTTGTGGTGTTCCTCGCGCTGGCGGCCGGCGCGGTGGTCGTCGGCGGCCAGGGGCCGCTTCGCGCCGGGGAACGGCCCGCGCTCGCGCCGGAGGTGGCGGCGGAGCTGTCCGCGTCCGGCCGGTCGGTGCTCGACCTCGCGACGGACGCGACCCGCCAGATCGGCGGCCGCCTGCCCCACTACGGCGACGACGAGCTGGCCCCGACGCCCGGCACCCCGGCCCGGCTCGCGTCGTGGCGCCGAGACCTCGGCCAGGGCGACGCGGCGGCGGTCCAGCGCGCGTTCGCCGCGGCGGCAGCGGCGGGGGTGCAGTTCGTGGTGCTGCCGGCGGGCGTCGACCCGCAGGCGTACGTGCCGCTGGCGAAGGACCTGGTGTCGGTGGCCGCCCCGACGTCCGACGGCCGTGGCGTGCTTCGCCTGCTGCCGCCGGCCGGACAGGTGATCTTGATCTCCCCGGAGCAGGCGAAGGCGGCGGTCACGGGCGGCGGCGCGCCCGGGAACGCGCCGGGCGTGGCGCCGGTCCAGGCGGGGCTGCCGGACGTGCGCGTCCGGGTGTCGGACGGGCCGACCGGGCGCCTGCTGGTGCTCGCGGCGGAGCAGGAAGCGGGCTGGAAGGCATCGGTGGGCGGCAAGAGCGTGCCGATCGTGCCGGCGTGGGGACACCAGGTGGCGGTGTCGGTGCCGCCGTCGACGTCCGAGGTGACGATGGAGTTCCCGGGCACGGAACGGAACCTGCTGCTGCTCGCGCAGTTGGCGGCGGTGCTGTTCACGCTGCTGACGGCGGTCCCGGCCCGGCGCCGCCCGTGA
- a CDS encoding metallopeptidase family protein, with protein sequence MATARDYRQRRRSRRDRHGRGLRGTLYPATLPAAASRAERFDALVLDALEPIEARWRHELTKLDVAVDDVPEVRENGRAPSDGVLHDGAVPLSRLVPAGVDRTGMPTRARIVLYRRPLEARAKDPSELADLVHDVLVEQVAGYLGVEPDVIEGE encoded by the coding sequence GTGGCGACGGCTCGTGACTACCGACAGCGGCGGCGCTCGCGACGGGACCGGCACGGCCGGGGCCTGCGCGGGACGCTGTACCCGGCGACCCTGCCCGCCGCCGCGAGCCGCGCGGAGAGGTTCGACGCGCTGGTGCTCGACGCGCTGGAACCGATCGAGGCCCGCTGGCGCCACGAGCTGACGAAGCTCGACGTGGCGGTCGACGACGTGCCCGAGGTCCGCGAGAACGGCCGTGCGCCGTCGGACGGCGTGCTGCACGACGGCGCGGTGCCGTTGTCGCGGCTGGTCCCGGCGGGCGTGGACCGGACGGGGATGCCGACGCGCGCGCGGATCGTGCTGTACCGGCGGCCGCTGGAAGCGCGGGCGAAGGATCCGTCGGAGCTGGCCGACCTGGTGCACGACGTGCTGGTCGAGCAGGTGGCCGGGTACCTGGGTGTGGAACCGGACGTCATCGAAGGCGAGTAG
- a CDS encoding DUF3499 domain-containing protein, translating into MRSVRKCSRTGCLEPAVATLTYAYSDSTAVVGPLATASEPHSYDLCEAHALRLTVPKGWEVVRHEGAFAAPDPSADELTALAEAVREAGRPGKPAPAPEPEGPSGRRGHLRVLPGRA; encoded by the coding sequence GTGCGGAGCGTACGGAAGTGTTCGCGTACCGGCTGTCTCGAGCCGGCTGTGGCCACGCTGACGTATGCCTACAGCGACTCGACCGCCGTCGTCGGCCCACTGGCCACCGCTTCCGAGCCGCACTCTTACGACCTCTGCGAAGCCCACGCGCTGCGGCTGACCGTCCCCAAGGGCTGGGAAGTCGTCCGGCACGAAGGCGCCTTCGCCGCGCCGGACCCGTCGGCCGACGAGCTGACGGCGCTGGCCGAGGCCGTGCGCGAGGCCGGCCGCCCTGGCAAACCGGCCCCCGCGCCCGAGCCGGAAGGCCCCTCCGGGCGCCGCGGGCACCTGCGTGTCCTCCCCGGTCGCGCCTGA
- a CDS encoding phosphomannomutase/phosphoglucomutase encodes MPDLSGIVKAYDIRGVVGEQLDAALVRDFGAAFALLIKPEAPAVVIGHDMRDSSPGLASAFAEGVTSQGLDVVSIGLASTDQLYFASGSLNLPGAMFTASHNPAKYNGIKMCRAGASPVGQDTGLAEIRDTVEQGVPEFEGQRGTVSERDVLADYAAYLRNLVDLSGNRPLKIVVDAGNGMGGHTVPTVFGMGSAARSASAEGGGGGMDGLPIDVVPMYFELDGSFPNHEANPLDPANIVDLQAKVREVGADAGVAFDGDADRCFIVDERGEPVSPSAITALVAVRELAKDPGGTIIHNLITSKGVPEIVAEHGGKPVRTRVGHSFIKAEMARTGAIFGGEHSAHYYFRDFWRADTGMLAALHVLAALGEQNGPLSDLTSAYSRYAASGEINSTVDDQVAKMMAVKDSFGTRPGVELDELDGLTVQLPGGAWFNLRPSNTEPLLRLNVEAANAEAVQGLVDEVLAIIRS; translated from the coding sequence GTGCCAGACCTTTCGGGCATCGTGAAGGCCTACGACATTCGCGGCGTGGTCGGCGAGCAGCTCGACGCGGCGCTCGTCCGCGACTTCGGCGCCGCGTTCGCCCTGCTCATCAAGCCGGAAGCGCCGGCCGTGGTGATCGGGCACGACATGCGCGACTCGTCGCCGGGCCTGGCGTCGGCCTTCGCCGAGGGCGTCACCTCGCAGGGTCTGGACGTCGTGAGCATCGGGCTGGCCAGCACCGACCAGCTCTACTTCGCCTCGGGTTCGCTGAACCTGCCGGGCGCGATGTTCACCGCGAGCCACAACCCGGCCAAGTACAACGGCATCAAGATGTGCCGCGCCGGCGCGTCCCCGGTCGGCCAGGACACCGGGCTCGCCGAGATCCGCGACACCGTCGAGCAGGGCGTGCCCGAGTTCGAGGGCCAGCGCGGCACCGTGTCGGAGCGGGACGTCCTCGCCGACTACGCCGCTTACCTGCGCAACCTCGTCGACCTGTCGGGCAACCGGCCGCTGAAGATCGTCGTCGACGCCGGCAACGGCATGGGCGGCCACACCGTCCCCACGGTCTTCGGGATGGGCTCTGCGGCGCGCAGCGCCTCCGCTGAGGGTGGTGGCGGGGGCATGGATGGACTCCCGATCGACGTCGTCCCGATGTACTTCGAGCTCGACGGCAGCTTCCCGAACCACGAGGCCAACCCGCTGGACCCGGCGAACATCGTCGACCTGCAGGCGAAGGTGCGCGAGGTCGGCGCGGACGCCGGTGTGGCCTTCGACGGCGACGCCGACCGCTGCTTCATCGTCGACGAGCGCGGCGAGCCGGTTTCGCCGAGCGCGATCACGGCCCTGGTCGCCGTCCGCGAGCTGGCCAAGGACCCGGGCGGCACGATCATCCACAACCTGATCACGTCCAAGGGCGTGCCGGAGATCGTCGCCGAGCACGGCGGCAAGCCGGTCCGCACGCGCGTCGGGCACTCGTTCATCAAGGCCGAGATGGCCCGCACCGGCGCGATCTTCGGCGGCGAGCACTCCGCGCACTACTACTTCCGCGACTTCTGGCGCGCCGACACCGGCATGCTGGCGGCGCTGCACGTCCTCGCCGCGCTCGGCGAGCAGAACGGCCCGCTGTCCGACCTGACCAGCGCGTACTCGCGCTACGCGGCTTCCGGCGAGATCAACTCGACCGTCGACGACCAGGTCGCGAAGATGATGGCCGTCAAGGACTCCTTCGGCACCCGCCCCGGCGTCGAGCTCGACGAGCTGGACGGCCTGACCGTGCAGCTGCCGGGCGGCGCCTGGTTCAACCTGCGCCCGTCGAACACCGAACCGCTGCTCCGCCTGAACGTCGAGGCCGCGAACGCCGAGGCCGTGCAGGGGCTGGTGGACGAAGTACTCGCGATCATCCGCAGCTGA
- a CDS encoding Trm112 family protein: MAITLDAQLLEILACPSPDHAPLRPGAPDDPEADALTCTECGRVYPVRDGIPVLLLDEARTPGDSGKSDADSA, encoded by the coding sequence ATGGCCATCACGCTCGACGCCCAGCTCCTCGAGATCCTGGCGTGCCCGTCGCCCGATCACGCCCCGTTGCGCCCCGGGGCGCCGGACGACCCCGAGGCCGACGCACTGACGTGCACGGAGTGCGGCCGGGTATATCCGGTCCGTGACGGGATCCCGGTCCTGCTCCTGGACGAAGCCCGGACTCCCGGCGACAGCGGAAAATCCGATGCCGACAGTGCTTGA
- the manA gene encoding mannose-6-phosphate isomerase, class I, which produces MELLRNAVRPYAWGSRTAIPELLGRPVPAPHPEAELWMGAHPGDPSHVIGPDGTERSLLELVEADPLGQLGERCAKRWGGRLPFLLKILAAEEPLSMQAHPSAAQAAEGHAREELLGIPRDASNRNYPDPTAKPELVCALTEFHALAGFREPDRTVKLLKAIETPGLAKYTGLIEAQPDPSGLRALFTTWITLPQRSLDSLLPEVLDACVRHVKEHGEFAVECRTILELGEAHPRDAGVLAALLLNRLTLRAGEAIYLPAGNLHLYLHGTAVEILANSDNILRCGLTPKHVDVPELLRVVDFACGEMPVQCGDGGDRLSVYRTDAPEFELSRVEWAPGQDDEISVDSVGPQILLCTAGDLLVTADDGEKVELRRGQSVWLPAADPPVRVRALDGARAQLFRATAGTCED; this is translated from the coding sequence GTGGAGCTGCTGCGCAACGCGGTGCGGCCCTACGCCTGGGGATCGCGGACGGCGATCCCCGAGCTGCTGGGCCGTCCGGTACCCGCGCCGCACCCCGAGGCCGAGCTGTGGATGGGTGCCCACCCGGGCGACCCGTCGCACGTCATCGGCCCCGACGGGACCGAGCGGAGCCTGCTGGAGCTGGTCGAAGCCGACCCGCTGGGCCAGCTGGGCGAGCGCTGCGCGAAGCGGTGGGGTGGGCGGCTGCCGTTCCTGCTGAAGATCCTCGCCGCGGAGGAGCCGCTGTCGATGCAGGCGCACCCGTCGGCGGCCCAGGCCGCGGAGGGGCACGCTCGCGAGGAGCTGCTGGGCATCCCGCGGGACGCGTCGAACCGCAACTACCCGGACCCGACGGCGAAACCGGAGCTCGTCTGCGCGCTGACGGAGTTCCACGCGCTGGCCGGGTTCCGCGAGCCGGACCGCACGGTGAAGCTGCTGAAGGCGATCGAGACGCCGGGGCTGGCGAAGTACACCGGGCTGATCGAGGCGCAGCCGGACCCGTCGGGGCTGCGGGCGCTGTTCACGACGTGGATCACGCTGCCGCAGCGGTCGCTGGACTCGCTGCTGCCGGAGGTGCTGGACGCCTGCGTCCGGCACGTCAAGGAGCACGGCGAGTTCGCCGTCGAGTGCCGGACGATCCTCGAGCTCGGCGAGGCGCACCCGCGCGACGCGGGCGTGCTGGCGGCGTTGCTGCTGAACCGGCTGACGCTGCGCGCGGGCGAGGCGATCTACCTGCCGGCCGGCAACCTGCACCTGTACCTGCACGGCACGGCCGTGGAGATCCTGGCGAACTCGGACAACATCCTGCGGTGCGGCCTGACGCCGAAGCACGTGGACGTCCCGGAGCTGCTGCGCGTGGTCGACTTCGCGTGCGGCGAGATGCCGGTCCAGTGCGGCGACGGCGGCGACCGTCTTTCGGTGTACCGGACGGACGCGCCGGAGTTCGAGCTGTCGCGCGTCGAGTGGGCGCCGGGCCAGGACGACGAGATCTCGGTCGACAGCGTCGGCCCCCAGATCCTGCTGTGCACGGCGGGCGACCTGCTGGTGACGGCGGACGACGGCGAGAAGGTCGAGCTGCGCCGCGGTCAGTCGGTGTGGCTGCCGGCGGCGGACCCACCGGTGCGGGTACGCGCACTGGACGGCGCACGAGCCCAGCTGTTCCGCGCGACCGCGGGCACCTGCGAGGACTGA